The Alphaproteobacteria bacterium GM7ARS4 genome includes a region encoding these proteins:
- the phoU gene encoding phosphate signaling complex protein PhoU has translation MAISQDDSDNPMMKTQHHIVSAYDDELKKLSNITITMLSQSQKMLEQSVDALKEKKDTQARHVVKKDDKVDALEASGEELAIRMIALRQPMGADLRMIIASLKMNSDIERIADYASNIAKKVSLVLGEKDAERRNRCIDHCVPGMASMAQELLSVGHDVIRLIENPSASHAVTIWKRDASINDHYVDNFKTLSLCLKEDKAHVAICTHFIFIIKDMERIGDHFKNVAESIFYYRKGVPFSKHLL, from the coding sequence ATGGCTATATCACAGGACGATTCGGATAACCCCATGATGAAAACGCAACACCATATCGTCTCTGCCTATGATGACGAACTGAAGAAACTCTCCAATATCACCATCACGATGTTGAGTCAGTCGCAAAAAATGCTGGAACAGAGCGTCGATGCGCTCAAAGAGAAGAAAGATACGCAAGCGCGCCATGTTGTCAAAAAAGATGACAAAGTGGACGCCCTCGAAGCATCAGGAGAAGAACTCGCCATCCGCATGATCGCACTGAGGCAACCGATGGGCGCAGATCTACGCATGATCATTGCCAGCCTCAAAATGAATAGCGACATAGAACGCATTGCCGATTATGCCTCTAATATCGCAAAAAAAGTGTCCCTCGTCTTGGGGGAAAAAGACGCAGAACGCCGTAACCGCTGTATTGACCATTGTGTCCCTGGCATGGCATCGATGGCACAAGAACTCCTCTCTGTGGGGCATGACGTGATACGCCTCATAGAAAATCCCTCCGCCAGCCACGCCGTCACCATATGGAAACGGGACGCCTCCATCAACGACCATTATGTCGACAATTTTAAGACTTTATCCCTCTGCCTGAAAGAAGATAAAGCCCATGTCGCCATCTGCACCCATTTCATCTTTATCATTAAGGATATGGAGCGCATAGGCGACCACTTTAAAAATGTGGCGGAGTCTATTTTCTACTATCGAAAAGGCGTGCCGTTCAGCAAACACCTACTCTGA
- a CDS encoding MFS transporter: MSGASWHHIYAIVASRRLFVIFLMGASSGLPLLLTSSTLYWRLASEGVDKTTIGFYSLVGLPYTLKFLWSFVCDGVRFDMSFLGHRRSWIIITQCCLLASLLLLGRINPIEQPYGVALAALLVAFWSASQDIVVDAYRIEMLAADEQAAGSMATQLGYRLGLLVSGAGALFLSDHMAWHHVYDVMALCMVVGMAAVLLAPSPPRPVGDGGRHMPSSFQRVVMSPFMQFMEKPHWCLLLIFIVLYKLTDATLGVMANPFYYELGFQASEVALISKIYGVLATLAGVVVGGFLCLRWGLYGGLLACGLAQMLSNLVFIWQAAVGNHAGWLYVTITIENMTGGMGSAAFVAFLSALCHPMWAATQYALLSSFMAFGRNVLSSFSGVFADMLGWPLFFLFSAIIALPSLWMMVALRATFRRWLASE; encoded by the coding sequence ATGTCTGGTGCTTCGTGGCATCATATCTATGCCATTGTGGCATCGAGACGTCTCTTCGTTATTTTCCTTATGGGGGCGTCCAGTGGTTTGCCTCTCTTACTCACCAGTTCAACGCTCTATTGGCGTCTTGCCAGCGAAGGTGTTGATAAGACAACCATAGGATTTTATAGCCTTGTGGGTCTTCCCTACACGTTAAAATTCCTGTGGTCTTTCGTCTGTGATGGCGTGCGTTTTGACATGTCTTTTTTAGGGCATCGTCGTTCATGGATTATCATCACGCAATGCTGTCTCCTTGCCTCTTTGTTGCTTCTTGGGCGTATTAATCCCATCGAACAGCCTTATGGTGTGGCGTTGGCGGCATTGCTGGTGGCGTTTTGGTCGGCGAGTCAAGACATTGTCGTCGATGCCTATCGCATCGAGATGTTAGCGGCGGACGAACAAGCGGCGGGGTCCATGGCGACTCAATTGGGCTATCGTTTGGGATTGCTTGTATCGGGGGCTGGCGCCTTATTCTTGTCCGACCATATGGCGTGGCATCATGTCTATGATGTGATGGCGCTTTGTATGGTGGTGGGGATGGCGGCGGTGCTTCTTGCGCCATCGCCGCCACGTCCTGTGGGGGACGGGGGACGCCATATGCCATCCTCTTTCCAGAGGGTCGTCATGAGTCCCTTCATGCAGTTCATGGAAAAGCCCCATTGGTGTCTTTTGCTGATATTTATCGTCTTGTATAAATTGACGGATGCGACGTTAGGCGTGATGGCGAATCCTTTTTATTATGAATTGGGCTTTCAAGCATCGGAGGTCGCCCTTATCAGCAAGATTTATGGCGTGCTTGCTACATTGGCGGGGGTTGTCGTGGGGGGATTTCTTTGTTTGCGTTGGGGTCTCTATGGCGGGCTGTTGGCATGTGGTCTTGCGCAAATGTTATCGAATCTTGTGTTTATTTGGCAGGCGGCGGTTGGCAACCATGCGGGGTGGCTCTATGTGACGATCACCATCGAGAATATGACGGGTGGCATGGGCTCGGCAGCGTTTGTTGCCTTCCTATCGGCGCTCTGTCATCCTATGTGGGCGGCGACTCAGTATGCCCTCTTATCGTCTTTTATGGCATTCGGGAGGAATGTTTTATCGTCCTTCAGCGGTGTGTTTGCCGATATGTTGGGGTGGCCTCTGTTTTTCCTGTTTTCCGCCATCATTGCTCTCCCGTCCCTGTGGATGATGGTGGCATTACGTGCCACCTTTAGGCGTTGGCTTGCTTCAGAGTAG
- a CDS encoding adenosine kinase has product MMGDKRYHVVGIGNAVLDVLVDVDDAFLAKAGILKHRMTLVGEEDSQRLYRQLVPQLEICGGSVANTMVGLASLGGRCAFLGKVADDGLGRAFSADMSRCGVTFTVKALTGSVSTARCLIFVTPDGHRSMQTFLGASSFLGVEDVEDGRPMLEDTSYLFLEGYLWSTDHGVPLMERAATIVRGAGGQVVFSLSDVGLAETYRDGLIPFIKEHCDIVFANELEAYALTRTQDVAQAQKAWRSFHRRGLAIITRGDKGSIVMDMATEHHDKDEAIDAVVWKRVVDSTGAGDLYAAGFLHGLVGGHAPSVCGHYGALCAAEVISHFGARPQTPLLEFLDAKA; this is encoded by the coding sequence ATGATGGGTGATAAACGCTACCATGTTGTTGGTATTGGCAATGCCGTTCTTGATGTGCTTGTGGATGTGGATGATGCCTTTTTGGCGAAGGCGGGCATTCTCAAACATCGCATGACGCTTGTTGGGGAAGAGGACTCCCAACGTCTCTATCGTCAGCTTGTCCCTCAATTAGAGATATGTGGTGGTTCTGTTGCCAATACGATGGTAGGGCTAGCATCATTGGGCGGGCGTTGTGCTTTTCTTGGCAAGGTTGCTGATGATGGGTTAGGCAGAGCATTCTCGGCAGATATGAGTCGTTGTGGTGTGACGTTCACTGTCAAGGCGTTGACGGGCTCTGTCTCGACGGCGCGTTGTTTAATTTTTGTGACTCCTGATGGTCATCGCAGTATGCAGACGTTCTTAGGGGCGAGCAGCTTTTTGGGCGTGGAGGATGTGGAGGATGGGCGTCCTATGTTAGAGGATACGTCCTATCTTTTTTTAGAGGGGTATCTGTGGAGCACAGACCATGGCGTGCCTCTTATGGAGAGGGCTGCCACCATTGTGCGTGGCGCTGGCGGGCAGGTTGTTTTTTCACTCTCTGATGTAGGGTTAGCCGAGACATATCGAGACGGGCTCATACCTTTCATCAAGGAGCATTGTGACATTGTGTTTGCCAACGAGCTAGAGGCCTATGCTCTCACGCGCACGCAGGATGTCGCACAAGCGCAAAAGGCGTGGCGTTCGTTCCATAGGCGTGGTCTCGCCATCATCACCCGTGGCGATAAGGGCTCTATCGTCATGGATATGGCCACAGAACATCATGACAAGGACGAGGCCATTGATGCTGTCGTCTGGAAGCGTGTCGTTGATAGCACGGGGGCTGGCGACCTCTATGCGGCAGGATTTTTACATGGGCTTGTGGGTGGGCATGCCCCATCTGTCTGTGGACATTATGGCGCTTTATGTGCGGCAGAGGTCATCAGTCATTTTGGCGCGCGTCCTCAGACGCCGCTCCTCGAGTTTTTAGACGCAAAAGCGTGA
- the nth gene encoding endonuclease III, with product MAEGTFGALRASHARPSQARPSQARPSHARPSHARPSQGSEGMLSAEEVESLFRHFEDVDASPKGELFYTNSYTLLVAVVLSAQATDKAVNGATKGFFGERDSPEKMLQWGLSNLQDAIKTIGLYRSKARYIMALSRQLLERHGGEVPCDRDALQRLSGVGRKTANVVLNIFFGMPTIAVDTHIFRVSNRMGLARGKTPQEVEEALEARVPSWAKKRCHHWLILHGRYTCLARVPRCGRCVAYDVCMWPHKAKR from the coding sequence ATGGCTGAGGGGACGTTCGGTGCGTTGCGCGCTTCCCATGCGCGTCCTTCTCAGGCGCGTCCTTCTCAGGCGCGTCCTTCCCATGCGCGTCCTTCCCATGCGCGTCCTTCTCAGGGGTCAGAGGGCATGCTCTCAGCAGAAGAGGTTGAGTCTCTTTTTCGGCATTTCGAGGATGTCGATGCGTCACCGAAGGGCGAGCTGTTCTATACGAACAGCTATACCCTTTTGGTGGCTGTTGTGCTTTCGGCACAAGCGACAGATAAAGCTGTCAATGGCGCGACGAAGGGTTTTTTTGGAGAGCGCGACTCCCCTGAGAAAATGCTTCAATGGGGTCTCTCGAACTTACAGGATGCTATCAAGACCATAGGACTCTATAGGAGCAAGGCGCGCTATATCATGGCATTGAGCCGTCAGCTGTTAGAGAGACATGGCGGCGAGGTGCCGTGTGATAGGGATGCGCTACAGCGTCTTTCTGGGGTTGGGCGTAAGACCGCCAATGTCGTTCTGAATATCTTTTTTGGTATGCCGACGATTGCTGTTGATACCCATATTTTTAGAGTATCGAACAGGATGGGATTAGCGCGAGGAAAGACGCCGCAGGAGGTGGAAGAGGCGTTAGAGGCGCGTGTGCCTTCGTGGGCAAAGAAACGTTGTCACCATTGGCTTATTCTCCATGGGCGTTATACATGTCTTGCGCGCGTCCCTCGATGTGGGCGTTGCGTTGCCTATGATGTGTGCATGTGGCCGCATAAAGCAAAAAGATAG
- a CDS encoding SRPBCC family protein has translation MRHYVGRVCSLCFFLSLCGVSCLSLNGIAAAASINLSRDVVINQPKNVVWDRMGHFNAMERWHPAVSSTQMAGADVPTRLLILKDGRIVREELIDYRENNAYTYKILDGPFPVKNYISTLSVEDEGTRTRVIWTARFEPADGVSKEKAEKTMVGVYESGLKNLMRMLR, from the coding sequence ATGAGGCACTATGTAGGTCGTGTGTGTTCTCTATGCTTTTTTCTGTCGTTATGTGGCGTGTCATGCCTCAGCCTCAATGGGATAGCAGCGGCGGCCTCTATCAATCTGTCGAGAGATGTCGTCATCAATCAGCCTAAGAACGTCGTATGGGACAGAATGGGACATTTCAACGCCATGGAGAGGTGGCATCCTGCTGTGTCATCAACACAAATGGCGGGAGCTGACGTGCCAACACGCCTCCTTATCCTCAAGGATGGGCGTATTGTTCGTGAAGAGCTCATCGATTATCGTGAAAACAATGCCTATACATACAAAATTCTTGACGGCCCCTTTCCTGTGAAAAACTATATTTCTACGCTCTCTGTGGAGGATGAAGGAACGCGCACCCGTGTCATATGGACAGCGCGTTTTGAGCCCGCTGATGGCGTGTCGAAAGAGAAAGCCGAAAAAACAATGGTTGGCGTCTATGAAAGTGGACTCAAAAACCTCATGCGCATGCTCCGCTAA
- a CDS encoding molybdopterin molybdotransferase MoeA, whose product MIPLREAYHRLDEGLLLAWGRKDRAWETRALRQCRGRVLAESIHAVRHEPPCAVSSMDGYGVSPYFRRHQGVYGWTLVGESRAGVPYDVSSPLERGMAVRLYTGAVVPEGSDRVLLQEDAQEKDGMVTCAHVPPKGAYVRQQGSAMKKGDMLLTAPLWLQARHLLLLASLNRATLSVFKKPRIALLATGDELAMLGERDVPSHRVIASTLVGLAASIEAWGGEVVYQGIVRDDRQAFRDVLWDVLLPQVDMIVTTGGASVGRYDVVARVLEEQDEKEACLFFHKVAIRPGKPVRFAVIAGCPLLCLPGNPVSSMVCGLLFLRPMIRRWFGLSGDLSGWRSYPLTRALPEEGTREHYRRGMFVGEGVRAFSSQDSAGLKEFAHADVMIRRQAGAGPARVGDMVDGLPLISDEG is encoded by the coding sequence ATGATACCTTTGCGTGAGGCCTATCATCGCCTAGACGAGGGATTGTTGCTGGCGTGGGGGCGCAAGGACAGGGCATGGGAGACAAGAGCGCTGAGGCAGTGTCGCGGGAGGGTCTTGGCCGAGTCGATTCATGCTGTCCGTCATGAGCCTCCCTGCGCTGTGTCGTCTATGGATGGGTATGGTGTCTCGCCATATTTTAGGCGTCATCAAGGCGTTTATGGCTGGACATTGGTGGGGGAGTCGCGGGCGGGCGTGCCTTATGATGTGTCATCCCCATTGGAGAGAGGGATGGCGGTGCGTCTTTATACGGGGGCTGTCGTTCCAGAAGGGAGCGACAGGGTGTTGCTCCAAGAGGATGCGCAAGAGAAGGACGGCATGGTGACATGCGCCCATGTACCGCCAAAGGGGGCTTATGTTCGTCAGCAAGGGAGCGCGATGAAAAAGGGGGATATGTTATTGACAGCTCCCCTATGGTTGCAGGCGCGTCATCTTCTGTTGCTGGCGTCTCTCAATCGGGCGACATTGTCTGTTTTTAAGAAGCCTCGTATTGCGTTGCTTGCCACTGGCGATGAATTGGCAATGCTTGGAGAGAGAGATGTGCCATCTCATCGTGTGATCGCCTCGACATTGGTGGGACTCGCTGCCTCTATCGAGGCGTGGGGGGGTGAGGTCGTGTATCAAGGTATTGTTCGTGACGATAGGCAAGCCTTCCGTGACGTGTTATGGGATGTGCTTTTGCCACAAGTGGACATGATTGTGACGACGGGAGGGGCGTCTGTGGGGCGCTATGATGTTGTGGCGCGTGTCCTTGAGGAGCAAGATGAAAAGGAGGCGTGTCTTTTTTTCCATAAAGTCGCCATACGTCCGGGCAAGCCTGTGCGTTTTGCTGTCATTGCAGGGTGTCCTCTCTTATGTCTTCCGGGCAATCCTGTATCGTCTATGGTATGTGGTCTTCTTTTTTTGCGTCCTATGATAAGGCGTTGGTTTGGTCTCTCTGGTGATTTATCGGGGTGGCGTTCTTACCCTCTGACGCGCGCCTTGCCTGAGGAGGGGACGCGCGAGCATTATCGTCGCGGGATGTTTGTGGGTGAGGGGGTGCGCGCCTTTTCCTCTCAGGATAGCGCAGGCCTGAAGGAATTTGCCCATGCCGACGTTATGATACGTAGACAAGCGGGCGCAGGTCCAGCCCGTGTGGGGGATATGGTCGATGGTCTTCCCCTTATCAGTGACGAGGGATGA
- the moaC gene encoding cyclic pyranopterin monophosphate synthase MoaC produces the protein MTTASSPSFSHLDKKGMVSMVDIHGKDETWREAKAHGAVRMGDMLYNKVRRGNVMEKGDLWAVARVAGIMAAKQTSSLIPLCHHLALSHVAVDFSFDDKARTVHIQGSCRLWGRTGAEMEALTAVSVAALTLYDMCKALDKGIVITDIMLLEKKGGTSGTYRHDTFA, from the coding sequence ATGACGACAGCATCATCGCCTTCTTTCTCTCACCTTGACAAAAAGGGCATGGTCTCGATGGTCGATATTCATGGCAAGGACGAGACATGGCGCGAGGCGAAGGCTCACGGGGCGGTGCGCATGGGCGACATGCTCTATAACAAGGTGCGCAGAGGCAACGTGATGGAGAAGGGAGATCTTTGGGCGGTGGCGCGTGTGGCGGGAATTATGGCGGCAAAACAAACGAGTTCATTGATTCCTCTTTGTCATCATCTTGCCTTGTCCCATGTGGCGGTTGATTTTTCTTTTGACGATAAGGCGCGCACCGTCCATATCCAAGGGTCATGTCGTCTCTGGGGACGGACGGGGGCGGAAATGGAAGCCTTGACGGCTGTCTCTGTGGCAGCATTGACGCTCTATGACATGTGTAAAGCCTTAGATAAGGGCATAGTCATCACCGACATTATGCTTCTCGAGAAAAAGGGGGGGACATCAGGGACATACCGCCATGATACCTTTGCGTGA
- the trpC gene encoding indole-3-glycerol phosphate synthase TrpC gives MSHALTSILADKRRMLESVKREGSIPLPQAQHARRGFLRALKESKRERGWGLIAELKKASPKAGVIREAFDVRAIARAYEEGGATCLSVLTEETYFQGCCAFMPLVKDVSTLPILRKDFIIDPWQIEESLAYDADAILLIMAILDDRQARTLYDMARDGGMDVLVEVHTLEELERACALGTSLIGINNRHLGTLAVDLSVTEALLHAVPPSCFVISESGIKSYDDIKTLSSQGASGFLVGESLMRSHNLARAVRQLWGEGAEGP, from the coding sequence ATGTCCCATGCCCTCACCTCCATTCTTGCGGACAAGAGGCGCATGCTCGAAAGCGTAAAGAGAGAAGGGTCTATCCCTCTTCCACAGGCCCAGCATGCGCGACGGGGTTTTTTGCGCGCCCTCAAGGAATCGAAGCGTGAGAGGGGATGGGGTCTTATTGCTGAACTTAAGAAAGCCTCCCCTAAGGCAGGGGTCATACGCGAGGCGTTCGATGTCCGTGCCATCGCCAGAGCCTACGAGGAGGGAGGCGCGACATGCCTGTCCGTCCTCACGGAAGAGACATATTTTCAAGGATGTTGTGCGTTTATGCCTCTTGTGAAGGACGTCTCCACATTGCCTATTTTGCGTAAAGATTTCATTATCGACCCTTGGCAGATAGAAGAGAGCCTTGCCTATGACGCCGATGCCATTTTACTGATCATGGCGATTCTTGATGATAGGCAGGCGCGGACATTGTATGACATGGCACGTGACGGGGGAATGGATGTGCTGGTGGAAGTCCACACCCTAGAGGAATTGGAGCGGGCTTGCGCCTTAGGGACGTCATTGATAGGGATTAACAATCGCCATCTTGGGACATTGGCGGTGGATCTCTCTGTGACAGAGGCGCTCCTCCATGCCGTTCCTCCTTCATGTTTCGTTATCAGCGAGAGTGGTATCAAGAGCTATGACGACATCAAGACTCTCTCTTCTCAGGGTGCGTCTGGCTTTTTAGTGGGCGAATCGCTGATGCGTTCTCATAACCTAGCGCGCGCTGTGCGCCAGCTGTGGGGTGAGGGGGCTGAGGGACCATGA
- the trpD gene encoding anthranilate phosphoribosyltransferase: MGATEKKTFSFYWQMLASGRGMGRAFFEDAFSCMMEGGADPVQLGAFLVALRERGEEEEQLVAAAQSLRRHCVPVSVPSGAMDNCGTGGDGCDTLNVSTASAFVMASCGVVMAKHGNRAQSSRCGSADVLEALGLRLTDKADVLQTMLTSLGFAFLYAPHHHPSMRHVAPIRRSLAVRTIFNLVGPLANPCRVETQLVGVFDASWCMPMARSLRALGVKRGWVVHGEDGQDELSIQGKTHVVAFDGASLETLSITPHDVGLGVSSLEAMKGGDASYNAENILSVLRDEESAFRDAVLLNAGCGLFVAGKAETPTQGVEQARQALASGKSQALLNQVIGASKQG; the protein is encoded by the coding sequence ATGGGTGCGACAGAGAAGAAGACATTTTCTTTTTATTGGCAGATGTTGGCGTCTGGACGTGGTATGGGGCGCGCCTTTTTTGAGGATGCCTTTTCTTGTATGATGGAGGGCGGTGCTGACCCTGTGCAGTTGGGCGCATTTTTGGTGGCGTTGCGTGAGCGTGGCGAGGAAGAGGAGCAGCTTGTGGCGGCGGCGCAGAGTTTGCGTCGTCATTGTGTTCCTGTGTCTGTGCCATCGGGTGCTATGGATAATTGTGGCACGGGGGGTGATGGTTGTGACACGCTCAATGTGTCCACCGCCTCAGCGTTCGTGATGGCGTCTTGTGGCGTTGTCATGGCAAAGCATGGCAATCGTGCGCAGTCGTCTCGCTGTGGTTCTGCCGATGTCCTTGAGGCCCTCGGTCTGAGACTCACGGACAAGGCGGATGTTCTACAGACGATGTTGACATCTTTAGGTTTTGCCTTTTTATATGCGCCTCACCACCATCCTTCCATGCGTCATGTTGCGCCTATCCGCCGTTCTCTTGCTGTGCGTACCATCTTTAATCTTGTGGGTCCCTTGGCGAATCCCTGTCGTGTGGAGACGCAATTGGTGGGTGTTTTTGATGCGTCATGGTGCATGCCTATGGCGCGAAGTTTAAGAGCCCTTGGGGTCAAGCGTGGTTGGGTTGTTCATGGCGAGGACGGGCAGGACGAGCTCTCTATACAGGGGAAGACGCATGTTGTGGCGTTTGATGGTGCGTCCTTGGAAACGTTATCCATCACACCCCACGATGTGGGGCTAGGAGTCTCTTCTCTTGAAGCGATGAAAGGGGGCGATGCCTCTTACAATGCCGAGAACATTCTCTCTGTTTTGCGGGATGAGGAAAGTGCCTTCAGGGATGCTGTTTTACTCAATGCGGGCTGTGGACTTTTTGTGGCAGGCAAGGCAGAGACGCCAACGCAAGGTGTGGAGCAAGCACGGCAGGCACTCGCCAGTGGCAAGAGCCAAGCCTTATTAAACCAAGTGATAGGAGCAAGCAAACAGGGATGA
- a CDS encoding aminodeoxychorismate/anthranilate synthase component II codes for MFLLIDNYDSFTWNVLHYLAELGVEVKVIRHDVWSVSEIFASRPSACVISPGPCDPDKAGVCLAFLRENSERAHPVPVLGICLGHQALGQSFGGSVVRAPRPMHGKVSAITHDGRGLFQGIKSPFSATRYHSLIVEDESCPSCLRVTARAVDDHVIMALEHDSLPFYGVQFHPESIATEYGHDVLGNFVRLVGERDGVGAQG; via the coding sequence ATGTTTTTGCTCATAGACAATTATGATAGTTTCACGTGGAATGTTTTACACTACTTGGCGGAATTGGGAGTTGAGGTGAAGGTCATTCGCCATGATGTGTGGAGTGTGTCAGAGATTTTTGCGAGTCGTCCTTCTGCCTGTGTCATATCTCCTGGCCCTTGTGATCCTGACAAGGCTGGCGTGTGTTTAGCGTTTTTACGAGAGAATAGCGAGCGCGCCCATCCCGTCCCTGTTTTGGGGATATGTTTAGGCCACCAAGCGCTAGGGCAGAGTTTTGGCGGGTCGGTGGTGCGTGCGCCTCGTCCCATGCATGGGAAAGTCAGCGCCATCACCCATGATGGGCGGGGATTGTTTCAAGGGATTAAGAGTCCTTTTTCGGCAACGCGCTATCATTCTCTTATTGTTGAGGATGAGAGTTGTCCGTCATGCCTTCGGGTCACGGCGCGAGCCGTGGATGACCATGTCATCATGGCGCTGGAGCATGACAGTTTGCCTTTTTATGGCGTCCAATTTCACCCTGAGAGCATTGCCACAGAATATGGGCATGACGTGCTGGGGAATTTCGTGCGTCTTGTGGGTGAGCGTGACGGGGTTGGCGCGCAAGGGTAG
- a CDS encoding phosphoribosylaminoimidazolesuccinocarboxamide synthase, whose protein sequence is MNERRKILYEGKAKILFEGSRDDTLIQYFKDDMTAFNKERHRVMEGKGVINNRISSHLMDHMGCLGIRTHLLEQLNMREQLVKKLDMFPLEIVVRNLAAGSLCRRIDRFQEGDTLPNPLVEFYYKKDALGDPLINTDHIIALDIMDEDALDDIRATALRINDILSSIMLSIHITLVDVKLEFGRTGDSEDITLGDEISPDSCRLWDRKTKTKMDKDRFRQNLGHVIEHYREVALRLGVLPPHDAAQTPKETDRKENTLQNITQFRQRTEKKT, encoded by the coding sequence ATGAATGAACGCCGTAAAATCCTCTATGAAGGAAAAGCAAAAATCCTTTTCGAAGGCAGCCGCGACGATACGCTCATCCAGTATTTCAAGGATGATATGACCGCCTTCAATAAAGAACGCCATCGCGTCATGGAGGGAAAAGGCGTCATCAATAATCGTATCTCTTCTCACCTCATGGACCATATGGGATGTCTTGGCATCCGCACCCATTTGCTCGAACAACTTAACATGCGCGAACAATTGGTGAAAAAATTGGATATGTTCCCCCTCGAAATTGTCGTGAGAAATCTGGCCGCTGGCTCCCTGTGTCGACGTATCGACCGCTTTCAGGAAGGCGATACCCTCCCCAACCCTCTTGTCGAATTCTACTACAAAAAAGACGCCCTAGGCGACCCCCTTATCAACACAGACCATATCATCGCCCTCGACATCATGGATGAAGACGCTCTAGACGACATACGGGCAACAGCACTACGCATCAATGATATTCTCTCGAGCATCATGCTCAGCATTCACATCACCCTCGTCGATGTCAAACTAGAATTCGGACGCACAGGAGACAGCGAAGACATTACCTTAGGCGATGAAATTAGCCCCGACAGCTGCCGACTATGGGATAGAAAAACAAAGACAAAGATGGATAAAGATCGCTTCCGCCAAAATCTTGGCCATGTCATCGAACATTATCGTGAAGTCGCCTTGCGCCTTGGCGTCTTGCCACCGCATGATGCCGCACAAACGCCAAAAGAGACTGACAGAAAGGAGAATACGTTACAAAACATTACCCAATTTCGCCAACGAACGGAAAAAAAGACATAG
- the purS gene encoding phosphoribosylformylglycinamidine synthase subunit PurS yields MPPTKKAHQVKAIIHIMPKQDVLDPQGRAIAQSLKEQGFHVLDARCGKRLELVCDVDPTLSRQKQEEQCHTMCRAMCSAMLVNELVEHYHIDIDHA; encoded by the coding sequence ATGCCACCAACAAAAAAAGCCCATCAGGTGAAAGCCATTATCCATATTATGCCGAAACAGGATGTCCTAGACCCCCAAGGGCGCGCCATCGCCCAATCCTTAAAAGAACAGGGATTCCACGTCCTTGACGCACGTTGTGGCAAACGCCTCGAACTCGTCTGTGATGTCGACCCGACCCTCAGCCGACAAAAACAAGAAGAACAATGTCACACCATGTGTCGCGCTATGTGCTCTGCCATGCTCGTCAATGAACTCGTAGAGCATTATCATATTGACATTGACCATGCCTGA
- the purQ gene encoding phosphoribosylformylglycinamidine synthase subunit PurQ: MPESAPPKRAVVIVFPASNCDKEIGHALEHILAWDVCFCPSHESTLPDASLYVVPGGFSWGDYLRTGALAARTPAIQALKKRNEQGCPILAICNGFQILTEAGMLPGVLQTNHALTFICAPQTLRVDSTHSLWTQAFPQGTCLSFPIAHHAGCYTADDATLDALEKKHRVILRYVDETGETHQDANPNGSCRAIAGLTNEQGNICALMPHPERALYPWHGSTDGARFLSGFHQSLLKTATSP, translated from the coding sequence ATGCCTGAAAGCGCCCCACCCAAGAGGGCTGTTGTCATCGTCTTTCCCGCCTCCAATTGTGATAAAGAGATAGGCCATGCGCTGGAACATATCTTGGCATGGGATGTGTGTTTCTGCCCATCCCATGAAAGCACCTTGCCAGACGCATCCCTCTATGTCGTCCCGGGCGGTTTCTCATGGGGTGATTACCTACGCACTGGCGCCCTCGCCGCCAGAACCCCCGCCATACAAGCCCTCAAAAAACGCAACGAACAAGGCTGTCCCATCCTCGCTATCTGCAACGGATTCCAAATCCTCACGGAAGCGGGCATGCTGCCCGGAGTCCTCCAAACCAATCACGCCCTCACATTTATCTGCGCACCACAAACACTCCGTGTCGACAGCACCCATAGCCTATGGACACAGGCATTCCCACAAGGCACATGCCTGTCTTTTCCCATCGCACACCATGCGGGATGTTACACAGCCGATGACGCTACGTTGGACGCCCTCGAAAAAAAACATCGCGTCATCTTACGTTATGTGGATGAAACGGGTGAGACACATCAAGACGCCAATCCCAATGGCTCGTGCCGCGCCATTGCTGGACTCACCAACGAACAAGGCAACATATGCGCCCTGATGCCTCACCCAGAACGCGCTCTCTACCCATGGCATGGAAGCACCGACGGCGCGCGCTTCCTCAGCGGATTTCACCAGTCCCTCCTCAAAACAGCAACATCGCCATAA